A stretch of the Sulfurospirillum sp. UCH001 genome encodes the following:
- a CDS encoding cytochrome c3 family protein: MKRVTNVIITVLFMFCTASWIVAAENSSKLLPLTPMGDKFTAQNYPLDGIHKKLGLSCVDCHNETKPEEYSSEMLGSCLKCHGSYETVKERTAHWGHNNNVHQSPHFENLACDVCHKSHSKPASNSNLCVQCHGQKTMKQLLVK; this comes from the coding sequence ATGAAAAGAGTAACAAACGTAATCATAACAGTGCTCTTTATGTTTTGTACCGCTTCTTGGATTGTTGCGGCTGAAAATAGTTCTAAGCTATTACCTTTGACACCAATGGGTGATAAATTTACAGCACAAAATTATCCATTAGATGGTATTCATAAGAAACTTGGGCTATCGTGCGTGGATTGTCATAACGAAACTAAACCCGAAGAGTATTCGAGTGAAATGCTGGGTAGTTGTTTGAAATGTCACGGCAGCTATGAAACCGTTAAAGAGCGAACAGCTCATTGGGGGCATAACAATAACGTTCACCAATCCCCTCACTTTGAGAATTTAGCCTGTGATGTTTGCCATAAATCACATAGCAAGCCTGCGTCCAATTCTAATCTTTGTGTGCAGTGCCATGGTCAAAAGACCATGAAACAACTGCTTGTGAAGTAA
- a CDS encoding dimethylarginine dimethylaminohydrolase family protein, whose amino-acid sequence MLLAITHLPSPALQHCELTFLKSEPISMEIANLQHQAYCAMLERCGAKVIVLDENLACPDSVFVEDPIIVFDEVAVLTSMGVESRRKESEAMERVFSKYRKIERIVLPAKIEGGDVLKIGKKIFVGESARTNKEGIEALKTIIKPFGYEVIAVKVTGCLHLKTGATALDDKTIFINSHWVDAEAFEGFAKVEALNDEPFGANVLKMGNILCMNEAFPKSIAHIKSLGYTVDSCNISEFVKAEAGLTCMSVPFLSND is encoded by the coding sequence GTGCTTTTAGCCATAACTCATTTACCTTCTCCTGCGTTACAGCATTGTGAATTAACGTTTTTAAAAAGTGAACCTATTTCAATGGAAATTGCCAATCTTCAACATCAGGCGTATTGCGCAATGCTGGAGCGATGTGGCGCTAAAGTGATTGTGTTGGATGAAAATTTGGCATGTCCTGATAGTGTTTTTGTGGAAGACCCCATCATTGTTTTTGATGAGGTTGCCGTGCTCACTTCTATGGGCGTAGAATCTCGCCGTAAAGAGAGTGAAGCTATGGAAAGAGTCTTTTCCAAGTACCGTAAAATAGAGCGTATTGTGTTACCTGCAAAAATTGAGGGTGGTGATGTGCTCAAAATAGGCAAGAAAATCTTTGTGGGTGAATCAGCACGTACGAACAAAGAGGGCATTGAAGCCTTAAAAACTATTATCAAGCCATTTGGTTATGAAGTCATTGCGGTAAAAGTGACAGGGTGTTTGCATCTTAAGACAGGCGCTACTGCGCTGGATGATAAAACCATTTTTATCAATTCGCACTGGGTGGATGCAGAGGCATTTGAGGGCTTTGCTAAAGTCGAAGCCTTAAATGATGAGCCTTTTGGTGCAAATGTGCTCAAAATGGGAAACATCCTTTGTATGAATGAAGCATTTCCTAAAAGCATTGCGCATATCAAATCGCTAGGTTACACGGTTGATTCGTGCAATATCAGCGAGTTTGTCAAAGCCGAAGCAGGATTGACGTGTATGAGTGTTCCATTTTTATCGAATGATTAA
- a CDS encoding toxin-antitoxin system YwqK family antitoxin has protein sequence MKFVMLLLLSLTLYGADKIYEYGDLEVQDDGTLIETKTKVLANGIGKFYYDSGRVRGETPFKDGKREGLGKTYYETGELQSETLFKNDMIEGLRKSYFTSGKVQSETPFVNDKAQGVAKIYYPSGKLQSETPFHDNKAEGISKLYYESGKVANEIVFKQSVAISGFQYDEKGKKTAMSEEQIKEIGL, from the coding sequence ATGAAATTTGTTATGCTATTGCTGTTAAGCTTAACACTCTATGGCGCTGATAAAATTTACGAATATGGCGATTTGGAAGTACAAGATGATGGCACGCTCATCGAAACAAAGACAAAAGTACTCGCAAATGGTATAGGGAAATTTTACTACGACTCAGGAAGAGTTCGTGGGGAAACACCTTTTAAAGATGGAAAACGTGAAGGACTTGGAAAGACATACTATGAAACAGGAGAACTTCAAAGCGAAACACTCTTTAAAAACGACATGATTGAGGGTCTAAGAAAAAGTTATTTCACCTCAGGTAAAGTACAAAGCGAAACACCTTTTGTTAATGATAAAGCCCAAGGCGTCGCAAAAATTTACTATCCATCAGGTAAGCTTCAAAGCGAAACACCATTTCATGACAATAAAGCAGAAGGTATCTCAAAACTTTATTATGAGTCTGGAAAAGTTGCGAATGAAATTGTATTTAAACAAAGCGTTGCTATAAGTGGATTCCAATACGACGAAAAAGGGAAGAAAACAGCTATGAGTGAGGAGCAAATCAAAGAAATAGGCTTGTAA
- a CDS encoding NapC/NirT family cytochrome c, with protein sequence MKKIIVITVAISFVATLILVWGGHKVVKVTGDAPFCGSCHSWDGLIAQTHLHDPIHGNANPKGVQASCTDCHLPHSSLIAYLGVKAKNGIAEGWTTLTKDPSKKDWLANRENARKNYTYDSSCLECHKGLLERASKAEFADEKSSKMHLKYINFKGTKEEMQCTSCHKLVGHKDLGETLFKQKDTRPESWDEWEKQRKEKK encoded by the coding sequence ATGAAAAAAATTATAGTAATCACCGTAGCTATCAGTTTCGTAGCAACACTTATTTTGGTATGGGGTGGGCATAAAGTTGTGAAAGTCACAGGGGATGCACCATTTTGTGGTTCATGCCATTCATGGGATGGTCTAATCGCTCAAACACATTTGCATGACCCAATTCATGGCAATGCTAACCCAAAAGGCGTTCAGGCAAGCTGTACAGATTGTCACTTACCACATAGTTCACTCATCGCTTATTTAGGCGTGAAGGCTAAAAATGGTATTGCTGAGGGCTGGACAACACTGACAAAAGATCCAAGTAAGAAAGATTGGTTGGCTAATAGGGAAAATGCGCGTAAAAATTATACGTATGATAGTTCGTGTTTAGAATGCCATAAAGGTCTTTTAGAGAGAGCTTCCAAAGCAGAATTTGCAGATGAGAAATCAAGCAAAATGCACCTTAAATATATCAATTTCAAAGGTACAAAAGAAGAGATGCAATGTACCAGTTGTCATAAATTGGTAGGGCATAAAGACCTTGGAGAGACATTATTTAAGCAAAAAGATACACGTCCAGAATCGTGGGATGAGTGGGAAAAACAGCGTAAAGAGAAAAAATAG
- a CDS encoding flavocytochrome c: MLNMQRRKAMKTFALLGSGMALFPALEAQAKMLEKDVPRWDEEFDAIVVGSGFAGSAAMVSMMDNGLRNVLMIDKMPYLGGNSSISGGSFAISGTYIQKQDGIDDNPELHIKDTLKSGKNLNDIELVRIMAYEGLDSFNWLTTNGVKWKWVSQSGGHSVSRSHSAGAGSYIVRPLQKRIREMGGKIRMRVIMDEIVYNEKGHVIGMKVREKYEFKFDRDFDENENTTGNTKYYRANAGIILATGGWGADKKFRQQMDAKLTPTTLTTNHMGATSYTIKKLIQDDIETIDMQYIQSMHVTSADEGSFGFAYRFITRAYGYGMMINPKTGRRFVNEIVDRKNGTDAILAMNEGGTNHPILFMDSVGIKTVDIADLQRGMEADAIWQFETLDEMIAKFNINKEPFLDELKKYNQYVKSGKDADFGRVFQKYKGATITIEKPPFFAARPGPKIHHCMGGVKTTPQCLVFHKGGYTVPGLFACGEVTGGRHGYNRLGSNAVLDCILFGRKAGKSIADRYKQIVRS; the protein is encoded by the coding sequence ATGTTAAATATGCAACGAAGAAAAGCAATGAAAACATTTGCTTTACTCGGTAGTGGAATGGCATTGTTTCCAGCATTAGAAGCGCAAGCAAAAATGCTTGAAAAAGATGTTCCAAGATGGGATGAAGAGTTTGATGCTATTGTTGTCGGCAGCGGTTTTGCTGGTAGTGCTGCAATGGTATCTATGATGGATAATGGGCTTAGAAATGTGCTCATGATTGATAAGATGCCATACCTTGGTGGTAACTCATCTATTAGTGGTGGATCATTTGCAATCTCTGGAACATACATTCAAAAGCAGGATGGCATAGATGATAATCCAGAATTACATATTAAAGATACCCTAAAAAGCGGTAAAAATCTTAATGACATCGAACTTGTGCGTATTATGGCATATGAAGGGCTTGATTCATTTAATTGGCTAACTACGAATGGAGTGAAATGGAAATGGGTTAGCCAAAGTGGTGGACACAGTGTTTCAAGAAGCCATTCAGCCGGTGCTGGTTCTTATATCGTCAGACCGCTTCAAAAACGTATACGAGAAATGGGTGGAAAGATTCGTATGCGTGTCATTATGGACGAGATTGTTTATAATGAAAAAGGGCATGTTATTGGTATGAAAGTCCGTGAAAAATATGAATTCAAATTTGATCGTGATTTTGATGAAAACGAGAATACTACTGGCAACACAAAATATTACCGAGCCAATGCAGGAATTATTTTAGCCACAGGAGGTTGGGGTGCTGATAAAAAATTCCGACAACAAATGGATGCAAAACTAACACCTACAACACTGACTACCAATCATATGGGTGCGACGAGTTACACTATCAAAAAATTGATTCAAGATGACATTGAGACAATTGACATGCAATACATCCAATCCATGCATGTAACATCAGCAGACGAAGGCAGTTTTGGTTTTGCGTACCGTTTTATTACCAGAGCGTATGGCTACGGCATGATGATCAATCCAAAAACAGGTCGTCGTTTTGTCAATGAAATTGTTGACCGTAAAAATGGTACTGATGCCATTCTTGCTATGAATGAGGGTGGAACTAACCATCCTATTTTATTTATGGATTCTGTTGGTATTAAAACAGTTGATATTGCAGATTTACAGCGTGGTATGGAAGCAGATGCGATTTGGCAATTTGAAACACTCGATGAGATGATTGCAAAATTTAACATTAACAAAGAGCCATTTTTGGATGAACTCAAAAAATACAATCAGTATGTCAAAAGCGGTAAAGATGCTGATTTTGGTCGTGTTTTTCAAAAGTATAAAGGAGCAACGATCACAATTGAAAAGCCTCCATTCTTTGCAGCACGTCCAGGACCAAAGATCCATCACTGTATGGGAGGAGTGAAAACAACACCTCAGTGTTTAGTATTCCACAAAGGGGGTTACACTGTACCAGGTCTTTTTGCGTGTGGTGAAGTAACCGGCGGAAGACACGGATACAATAGACTTGGTTCTAACGCAGTATTGGATTGTATTTTATTTGGTCGAAAAGCAGGTAAATCTATCGCTGATCGTTATAAACAAATTGTAAGGAGCTAA
- a CDS encoding phosphoketolase translates to MTNQPLSRQELEHINAYWRAANYLSVGQIYLLDNPLLKKPLSLEHIKPRLLGHWGTTPGLNFIYAHMSRVIKKDDLNMLFIAGPGHGGPAVVANTYLEGTYSEVYPDISQDEEGLQKLFKQFSFPGGIPSHAAPETPGSIHEGGELGYAVSHAYGAVFDNPDLIACCVVGDGEAETGPLATAWHSNKFLDPKRDGVVLPILHLNGYKIANPTVLSRISHDELEKLFIGYGYEPYFVEGDEPDSMHQKMAEAMDVIVSKIKTIWHEARTQGNPTRPRWPMIILRSPKGWTGPKEVDGLKTEGHWRSHQVPLSELDKKPEHITILENWMKSYKPEELFDAHGKLLPELASLAPKGKKRMGANSHTNGGALLKPLSLPDFKNYAVDVKEHGQTIAESTRVLGNYLRDVMRSNMQNFRVFGPDETASNRLGALFEVTNRVWMAEHYDFDDHLAQDGRVMEILSEHTCQGWFEGYLLTGRHGFFSCYEAFIHIIDSMFNQHAKWLKVTSREIPWRKPIASLNYLLTSHVWRQDHNGFSHQDPGFIDVVVNKKAHIVNVYFPPDANTLLWVGEHCLKSRDSINVIVAGKQPEAQWLGMEEAVAHCEKGIGIWEWASNDAGEPDVILACCGDIPTLETLAAVSILRDLVPELKIRFINVVDLMKLQPSEEHPHGLSHEAFNALFPKDVPVIFAYHGYPWLIHRLAYRRANHEHLHVRGYKEEGTTTTPFDMVVLNDMDRFHLVIDVMNRVPKMQAFAESIKNTMYAKLVEHKTYIETYGQDMPEIREWKWRC, encoded by the coding sequence ATGACAAATCAACCACTATCACGACAAGAACTTGAACATATAAACGCATATTGGCGTGCTGCCAACTACCTCTCTGTGGGGCAGATTTACCTACTCGACAACCCACTACTTAAAAAACCTTTGAGCTTAGAGCATATAAAACCCCGTCTTTTAGGGCATTGGGGCACAACTCCAGGGCTTAATTTTATCTATGCGCATATGAGCCGCGTCATCAAAAAAGATGACCTTAACATGCTTTTTATCGCAGGCCCGGGGCATGGTGGTCCTGCGGTCGTAGCGAACACCTACTTGGAAGGCACGTATAGCGAAGTTTACCCCGACATCTCTCAAGATGAAGAAGGGCTTCAAAAACTTTTCAAACAGTTCTCCTTTCCCGGAGGCATACCAAGCCACGCCGCACCAGAAACTCCTGGTTCCATTCACGAGGGTGGAGAATTAGGCTATGCGGTTTCTCATGCCTATGGCGCTGTGTTTGACAATCCTGATCTTATCGCCTGTTGTGTGGTAGGCGATGGCGAAGCCGAAACGGGACCACTAGCAACTGCTTGGCACTCCAATAAATTTTTAGACCCAAAACGCGATGGTGTTGTGCTACCCATCCTCCACCTCAACGGCTACAAAATCGCCAATCCAACAGTGCTTTCTCGTATCTCTCACGATGAACTTGAAAAACTTTTCATCGGTTACGGCTATGAGCCTTACTTTGTCGAGGGCGATGAACCTGATTCTATGCATCAAAAGATGGCAGAGGCGATGGATGTTATTGTCTCTAAAATTAAAACGATTTGGCATGAAGCCCGAACACAGGGTAACCCGACTCGTCCACGCTGGCCAATGATTATCCTTAGAAGCCCTAAAGGATGGACGGGACCTAAAGAGGTTGATGGACTCAAAACCGAAGGACACTGGCGTTCGCATCAAGTACCACTCTCAGAACTCGATAAAAAGCCCGAACACATCACCATCCTTGAAAACTGGATGAAAAGCTATAAACCTGAAGAGCTTTTTGATGCGCATGGTAAACTCCTCCCAGAACTCGCTTCTCTAGCACCTAAAGGTAAAAAGCGCATGGGAGCTAACTCTCATACCAATGGCGGCGCACTTCTTAAACCTTTAAGCTTGCCTGATTTTAAAAACTATGCGGTAGACGTCAAAGAACATGGGCAAACCATTGCCGAATCTACGCGTGTTTTAGGCAACTATCTGCGCGATGTCATGCGCTCCAATATGCAAAACTTTCGTGTCTTCGGTCCTGATGAAACAGCGTCCAACCGACTTGGCGCACTCTTTGAAGTGACCAATCGCGTCTGGATGGCAGAACACTACGATTTTGACGACCATTTAGCTCAGGATGGGCGTGTCATGGAAATCCTTTCCGAACACACCTGCCAAGGCTGGTTTGAAGGTTATTTACTCACAGGAAGACACGGCTTTTTCTCGTGTTATGAAGCGTTTATCCACATCATCGACTCTATGTTTAATCAACATGCTAAGTGGCTAAAAGTCACGAGTCGTGAAATCCCATGGCGAAAGCCCATCGCTTCTTTAAACTATCTTTTGACGTCACATGTGTGGAGGCAAGACCATAATGGCTTTTCACACCAAGACCCAGGGTTTATCGATGTGGTGGTAAACAAAAAAGCGCACATTGTCAATGTCTATTTTCCACCCGATGCCAACACGCTTTTATGGGTTGGAGAGCATTGTTTAAAAAGTCGTGACTCCATCAATGTCATCGTGGCAGGTAAACAGCCTGAAGCTCAGTGGCTGGGTATGGAAGAAGCCGTAGCGCATTGTGAAAAAGGCATCGGCATTTGGGAGTGGGCGAGCAATGACGCGGGTGAACCCGATGTTATTTTGGCATGTTGTGGCGATATTCCAACATTAGAAACTTTGGCGGCAGTGAGCATTTTACGAGATCTTGTGCCAGAACTCAAAATCCGCTTTATCAATGTTGTTGATCTTATGAAACTACAACCAAGCGAAGAGCATCCACACGGACTTAGCCACGAAGCGTTTAATGCCCTCTTTCCTAAAGATGTGCCTGTTATCTTTGCATATCATGGTTATCCGTGGTTGATTCACCGTTTGGCGTACCGAAGAGCAAATCATGAACATCTGCATGTGCGAGGCTACAAAGAAGAGGGAACGACCACCACGCCATTTGATATGGTCGTACTCAATGATATGGACAGATTTCACCTCGTCATCGACGTGATGAACCGTGTACCTAAAATGCAGGCTTTCGCTGAGTCTATTAAAAACACCATGTATGCCAAACTTGTGGAACATAAAACATATATTGAAACGTATGGACAAGATATGCCAGAAATTCGCGAATGGAAGTGGCGCTGTTAA
- a CDS encoding helix-turn-helix domain-containing protein, whose amino-acid sequence MIAKHNFDKKEFKIIGFLSILFFIFLLVNHALNYKLLKETIQAYENTILARVDGKLSDWVNERFSNIEKIQRFLEKSEINSKAELQKSLKRIQETSNFPYIIMGLDDGTFLISEDNFVTPKEYDPRRREWYADTLKMRKTIVTKPYVSMRLSLPAVSVCTPIDIFGGIGVVCGGQPFEVIQQYISSYDILYDKALYLVDENGIVLASSNHQKNAPSFLNVTTLNDDFLVMKIANTNWNLVFEKNQAIYSERLNVQLLISLLIYGGSITLYIFLNLFWLSKNRKVENELTKQKDYFHNFMQHHTLRGVMICDSSAKIIFCNQTFSHFLQIKEPVEEGNFYDLLQKMTQLDQSIKEQIVNLIFEVQESSQTKYLNIANSQNRAAQLLLTLAPFGSKENNQNSFLLSLQDTTEMQSVDDEEQKVSGDVVFNAHIEKLLMFIEKNLDDERLDINKLAHVCGYSKYHLQRIFKHYCGENIASYLRRLRMEKSAFLLKYSEEKISVIAALCGFGYNQSYIRAFEKYYTLSPSDFRDTHINDMHNSMIFDRNEYEIIEQKQLSVLNVYNTQKENTQQSIEMLLEDCLEGLNPNAQMLGIYMNDPKMSFKEEDNVAPYAFGILLEAHEYEGKKNLPIRIFESGKYAKIAFDPRKNDLEVFIQKIYLTFYKSSVYHSNFLPLLQIQHATRQSYLEDIAQPSDFLVYLGKL is encoded by the coding sequence ATGATTGCGAAACACAATTTTGATAAAAAAGAGTTCAAGATTATTGGATTCTTATCAATTCTTTTTTTTATTTTCCTCTTAGTCAATCATGCGTTAAATTATAAATTACTCAAAGAGACTATTCAAGCGTATGAAAACACAATACTGGCTCGTGTAGATGGCAAACTATCTGATTGGGTCAATGAGCGGTTTTCTAACATTGAAAAAATTCAGCGTTTCTTAGAAAAATCAGAGATAAATAGCAAGGCTGAACTTCAAAAAAGTTTGAAACGTATTCAAGAGACAAGCAATTTCCCTTATATTATTATGGGGTTGGATGATGGTACGTTTTTAATTTCAGAAGATAATTTTGTAACGCCAAAAGAGTATGATCCAAGGCGAAGAGAGTGGTATGCAGATACACTTAAAATGCGAAAAACAATTGTCACAAAGCCCTATGTGAGCATGCGCCTTAGTTTACCAGCTGTTTCGGTATGTACACCTATTGATATCTTTGGAGGGATTGGTGTTGTATGTGGAGGTCAGCCTTTTGAGGTCATTCAACAATACATCTCTAGTTATGACATTTTATACGATAAGGCTTTGTATTTGGTGGATGAAAATGGAATTGTTTTAGCCAGCTCGAACCACCAAAAAAATGCTCCAAGTTTCCTAAATGTAACAACGCTTAACGATGACTTTTTAGTGATGAAAATTGCCAATACAAATTGGAATCTGGTCTTTGAAAAAAATCAAGCAATTTACAGTGAAAGACTCAACGTACAACTTTTAATCAGCCTTTTAATTTATGGTGGAAGTATCACGTTGTACATATTTCTCAATCTCTTTTGGCTTTCAAAAAACCGTAAGGTCGAAAATGAACTGACTAAGCAAAAAGACTATTTTCACAATTTTATGCAGCATCATACGTTAAGAGGTGTCATGATTTGTGATTCTTCTGCAAAAATAATCTTTTGCAATCAAACCTTTAGTCATTTTTTACAGATAAAAGAGCCTGTGGAAGAGGGTAATTTTTATGATCTTCTTCAAAAAATGACACAACTCGATCAGAGTATAAAAGAGCAAATTGTTAATTTGATTTTTGAGGTGCAAGAGAGTTCTCAAACCAAATATCTCAATATCGCTAATTCTCAAAATCGAGCAGCTCAACTTTTATTGACTTTAGCGCCTTTTGGCTCAAAAGAAAATAATCAAAATAGTTTTTTACTCTCTTTACAAGATACGACAGAAATGCAGTCTGTTGATGATGAAGAACAAAAAGTCAGTGGTGATGTGGTCTTTAATGCGCACATTGAAAAGCTTTTGATGTTTATAGAAAAAAATCTTGATGATGAACGGCTTGATATCAATAAACTAGCCCATGTTTGTGGTTATTCGAAGTACCATCTGCAACGTATTTTTAAACATTATTGTGGTGAAAATATCGCTTCGTATTTAAGACGATTGCGTATGGAAAAGAGTGCTTTTTTACTCAAATATTCAGAAGAAAAAATTTCAGTGATTGCTGCGTTGTGTGGCTTTGGATACAATCAGTCTTACATTAGAGCGTTTGAGAAATACTATACGCTTTCTCCTAGTGATTTTAGAGATACACACATCAATGATATGCACAATTCAATGATTTTTGATCGAAATGAATATGAAATTATTGAGCAAAAACAATTATCTGTCTTGAATGTGTATAACACACAAAAAGAAAATACTCAGCAGAGTATAGAAATGCTTTTAGAAGACTGTTTAGAAGGGCTTAATCCAAATGCCCAAATGCTTGGTATTTATATGAATGATCCAAAAATGAGCTTTAAAGAAGAAGACAATGTAGCTCCCTATGCTTTTGGCATTCTCTTAGAAGCACATGAATATGAAGGCAAAAAAAATCTTCCTATTCGCATTTTTGAATCAGGAAAATATGCCAAAATAGCCTTTGATCCTCGAAAAAATGATTTAGAAGTGTTTATTCAAAAAATATATTTAACGTTCTACAAATCCTCGGTATATCATTCAAACTTCTTGCCTCTTTTACAAATACAGCATGCAACTCGCCAATCTTATCTCGAAGATATCGCTCAACCCAGTGATTTTTTAGTTTATCTTGGGAAGCTTTAA
- a CDS encoding VOC family protein, producing the protein MSLISHLDHLVLTVANIERSCTFYSTVLQMEEITFNGRKALKFGESKINLHEIGHEYEPKATYPTAGSADLCFITQMPLQIFLKHLLRCGVSYLEGPIKRTGAKSELLSVYFRDLDGNLIEVANEIIDS; encoded by the coding sequence ATGTCACTTATATCGCATTTAGATCACCTTGTTTTAACGGTTGCAAATATTGAGCGAAGTTGTACCTTTTATAGCACCGTTTTACAAATGGAAGAGATAACGTTTAATGGTAGAAAAGCTCTTAAATTTGGTGAGAGTAAAATCAACCTTCACGAAATTGGACACGAATATGAGCCTAAAGCGACATATCCAACTGCAGGTTCTGCTGATCTGTGTTTTATTACGCAAATGCCTCTTCAAATTTTTTTAAAACATTTGCTTCGCTGTGGTGTCTCCTATCTTGAAGGACCTATAAAGCGAACAGGTGCAAAAAGCGAATTATTATCCGTTTATTTTCGTGATCTCGATGGAAATCTCATCGAGGTAGCAAATGAAATTATCGATTCTTAA
- a CDS encoding TAXI family TRAP transporter solute-binding subunit: MQKKLVTLALAGALSVPMVAAEFITIGTGGVTGTYYPTGGAICQMVNKNKKETNIRCSVESTGGSVYNVNTIKAGELDFGIAQSDTAYQAYKGEGKFTGAAAVPELRSAIAIYPELLALVVSQKSGIKTMADLKGKKLNLDSPGSGTNMTVDVVFEALGIKRSDLALANELKSTEGPTMLQDNHIDGYFFVAGHPTANIKDASNSVDINIVPIEGPAIDALVKKYPYYAKGTISGSYYKGVTNDVPSIGVKAVLITSSKVKDEVVYQIVKTILDNFDKFKELHPSYKTITKESLLEGLSVPQHPGAIKAFKEAGLLK; this comes from the coding sequence ATGCAGAAGAAACTTGTTACGTTAGCTCTTGCTGGGGCACTCAGTGTTCCAATGGTTGCGGCAGAGTTCATCACAATTGGTACGGGTGGAGTTACAGGAACTTACTATCCAACAGGTGGTGCTATCTGTCAAATGGTAAACAAAAACAAAAAAGAGACCAACATCAGATGTTCAGTAGAATCAACTGGCGGTTCAGTCTACAATGTCAATACCATTAAAGCAGGAGAGCTTGATTTTGGTATCGCACAAAGTGATACTGCATACCAAGCCTATAAAGGTGAAGGTAAATTCACAGGTGCTGCTGCAGTACCAGAACTTCGTAGTGCTATCGCAATTTATCCAGAGCTTTTAGCCCTTGTTGTTAGCCAAAAATCAGGCATTAAAACTATGGCTGATCTTAAAGGTAAAAAACTAAACCTTGACTCTCCGGGTTCAGGAACTAATATGACTGTTGATGTTGTGTTTGAAGCACTTGGTATCAAACGTTCTGATTTAGCACTTGCAAATGAGCTTAAATCAACAGAAGGTCCTACCATGCTTCAAGATAATCACATTGATGGTTACTTCTTCGTAGCAGGACATCCAACAGCGAACATCAAAGATGCATCAAACTCTGTTGACATCAACATTGTTCCTATCGAAGGACCTGCAATTGATGCATTGGTCAAAAAATACCCTTACTATGCTAAAGGTACTATCTCTGGTTCATACTACAAAGGTGTGACAAACGATGTACCAAGTATTGGTGTAAAAGCGGTTCTTATTACTAGCAGCAAAGTAAAAGATGAAGTGGTTTATCAAATTGTAAAAACCATTTTAGATAACTTTGACAAATTTAAAGAACTTCACCCTTCTTACAAAACAATTACTAAAGAAAGTCTCCTTGAAGGCTTAAGCGTACCACAACATCCAGGTGCGATTAAAGCATTTAAAGAAGCTGGACTTCTTAAATAA
- a CDS encoding L-lactate dehydrogenase translates to MRVGIIGAGGVGVELVNYLLTLGNMSEIILVNRTKEKAWAEIEDFSYVASFTYAKNTHLHYGDYADCKECDVIVITAGAQLKGNQTRDELLHENATLIKNMVKELYQYAPSAILLMVSNPVDVLTHIAYKEGLYPRERLISAGTLVDTARFMKIVSKKVGIDPKNIYGFVLGEHGKGSTIPWSICNICGLDVDTFCELNGLPLLDKEQIFKDVINAGFEIFHKKGNTNHSIAASVFRIVRAIANNEHSVLPLGVYLDGEYGLKDVVLNVPVVVTRQGASKILNYKLLPEELEALHASAKVMQLMAKEVL, encoded by the coding sequence ATGCGCGTAGGAATTATTGGAGCAGGTGGTGTTGGTGTTGAATTAGTAAACTATCTTCTAACGCTTGGCAATATGAGTGAAATCATCTTAGTCAATCGTACCAAAGAGAAAGCATGGGCAGAAATCGAAGACTTTTCGTATGTCGCTTCTTTCACGTATGCAAAGAACACCCATTTACATTATGGTGATTATGCCGATTGTAAAGAGTGTGATGTGATTGTCATTACTGCAGGTGCACAACTAAAGGGCAATCAAACCAGAGATGAGCTATTGCATGAAAATGCAACTCTTATAAAAAATATGGTTAAAGAACTCTATCAGTACGCTCCCAGTGCTATTTTGTTAATGGTCTCCAACCCTGTTGATGTTCTAACGCACATCGCCTATAAAGAAGGTCTTTACCCAAGAGAGCGGCTTATTAGTGCGGGAACGCTTGTCGATACTGCGCGTTTTATGAAAATCGTCAGTAAAAAAGTAGGAATTGACCCTAAAAATATTTACGGTTTTGTGTTAGGTGAACATGGCAAGGGGAGTACGATTCCTTGGAGTATTTGCAACATCTGTGGTTTAGATGTTGATACATTTTGTGAACTCAACGGTTTGCCATTGCTTGATAAAGAACAAATCTTCAAAGATGTGATTAATGCTGGATTTGAGATATTTCATAAAAAAGGCAATACCAATCATAGCATTGCCGCAAGTGTTTTTCGCATCGTTCGTGCAATTGCCAATAACGAACACTCTGTACTTCCGTTAGGTGTTTATTTGGATGGCGAATATGGACTCAAAGATGTTGTACTCAATGTCCCAGTAGTTGTAACGCGTCAAGGTGCAAGTAAAATTTTAAATTATAAGCTTTTACCAGAAGAGCTTGAAGCGTTACATGCAAGTGCAAAAGTGATGCAATTAATGGCGAAAGAGGTCTTGTAA